One Thermofilum pendens Hrk 5 DNA segment encodes these proteins:
- a CDS encoding ABC transporter ATP-binding protein, translated as MIEFKGVVKKYGGFAALRGLDMHIPRGVTAGLVGPNGSGKTTTIKLAVGLLKKSGGEVRVLGLDPWYDGVELRRRVGVLHEKPLYPQDVTVRRLLEHLAGLRGLPAQEAVRVARLAGIEGYMERSVSSLSRGYLQRLGIAIALMGEPELLLLDEPTANLDPSARFEILGMLENLKKDLGVTMVISSHVLPELEKVCDYAVVLSGGVAVAQGSLLELARRFMATLELRIETRSPRLAASRLILSEAFLSVEVSDGLVVARVPGEKLREAEAVVEDLRRSGLAESWSVTSRSLGEVYEAVSRAG; from the coding sequence GTGATAGAGTTCAAGGGGGTCGTCAAGAAGTACGGCGGCTTCGCCGCCCTCAGAGGGCTGGACATGCACATACCCAGGGGCGTCACAGCCGGCCTCGTGGGCCCCAACGGCTCCGGGAAGACTACGACGATAAAGCTCGCGGTGGGGCTCTTGAAGAAGAGCGGGGGAGAGGTGAGGGTGCTGGGGCTCGACCCCTGGTACGACGGCGTCGAGCTACGGAGGAGGGTCGGGGTGCTCCACGAGAAGCCCCTCTACCCCCAGGACGTGACCGTGAGGAGGCTCCTGGAGCACTTGGCGGGGCTTAGGGGGCTCCCCGCCCAGGAGGCGGTCCGCGTCGCCAGGCTAGCGGGCATTGAGGGGTACATGGAGAGGTCTGTCTCGTCGCTGTCCAGGGGCTACCTGCAGAGGCTGGGGATCGCGATCGCGCTCATGGGGGAGCCCGAGCTACTCCTGCTGGACGAGCCGACCGCCAACCTGGACCCCTCGGCGAGGTTCGAGATACTCGGGATGCTGGAGAACCTGAAGAAGGACCTCGGGGTAACGATGGTTATATCGTCCCACGTGCTACCGGAGCTGGAGAAGGTCTGCGACTACGCGGTCGTGCTGAGCGGGGGCGTGGCCGTCGCCCAGGGGAGCCTGCTGGAGCTCGCCAGGAGGTTCATGGCGACCCTCGAGCTACGCATCGAGACGAGGTCCCCCAGGCTCGCGGCCTCCAGGCTCATACTCTCCGAGGCGTTCCTCTCCGTGGAGGTTTCAGACGGGCTCGTGGTGGCGAGGGTGCCCGGCGAGAAGCTCCGGGAGGCGGAGGCTGTAGTCGAGGATCTCAGGAGGAGTGGGCTCGCGGAGAGCTGGAGCGTTACATCGCGGAGCTTGGGTGAGGTGTATGAGGCGGTCAGTAGGGCTGGCTAG
- a CDS encoding vWA domain-containing protein codes for MYFEKPELLLAGPLLAVLLYYLHVKGYRRFYAKKSSLKNPLAAYAGTGGAEPRRLGTLALKVLLAVLVGVALAGPYIVVEKRVERSGSAELNVSLNVARPAAVLVVDVSGSMEDSIPGGVKIEVARRAATLLVERMPGGVDVGLLAFSDRIVLSLPPTGDRRRVLDAIESLKPGGGTMYTYPLQAALSWLKPYKLFNASTLVVFVSDGLPADAATYRTLLSEFRSLGIPVYTVYIGPGGDEGERELKLIAGSTGGEEYTAGSAEELLKAFKTLAEKASSILVRASAVGVAGGVVEEKVGLSWAFAVSALIVTLILLYARSRESGVAF; via the coding sequence GTGTACTTCGAGAAGCCGGAGCTCCTCCTCGCGGGCCCCCTGCTCGCAGTCCTCCTGTACTACCTCCACGTGAAGGGCTACAGGCGGTTCTATGCGAAGAAATCCAGCCTCAAGAACCCCCTAGCCGCGTACGCCGGTACCGGCGGCGCTGAGCCGCGGAGGCTTGGCACGCTGGCCCTCAAAGTCCTCCTAGCCGTTCTCGTAGGGGTGGCTCTCGCGGGCCCCTACATCGTCGTGGAGAAGAGGGTTGAGCGAAGCGGGTCCGCCGAGCTAAACGTAAGCCTCAATGTCGCCAGGCCGGCCGCGGTCCTCGTCGTAGACGTGAGCGGTAGCATGGAGGACAGCATACCCGGTGGGGTGAAGATAGAGGTTGCCAGGAGGGCGGCGACCCTGCTCGTGGAGAGAATGCCGGGCGGCGTGGACGTAGGCCTCCTAGCGTTCTCCGACAGAATCGTACTCTCGTTGCCGCCGACGGGGGACAGGAGGAGGGTTCTCGATGCCATAGAGTCCCTGAAGCCGGGCGGCGGCACTATGTACACCTACCCGCTCCAGGCGGCTCTAAGCTGGCTGAAGCCCTACAAGCTCTTCAACGCCTCGACGCTCGTGGTCTTCGTCTCGGACGGTCTCCCGGCAGATGCGGCCACGTATAGAACCCTTCTGTCCGAGTTCAGAAGCCTGGGCATCCCGGTGTACACCGTGTACATAGGGCCGGGCGGAGACGAGGGGGAGAGGGAGCTCAAGTTAATAGCGGGGTCGACGGGAGGCGAGGAGTACACGGCGGGTAGCGCGGAGGAACTGTTGAAGGCTTTCAAGACGCTCGCGGAGAAAGCCTCCTCGATACTCGTCCGGGCAAGCGCGGTCGGAGTCGCCGGCGGAGTGGTAGAGGAGAAGGTAGGGCTGAGCTGGGCCTTCGCAGTCTCTGCCTTGATCGTTACCCTGATCCTCCTCTACGCGCGTAGCCGAGAATCCGGCGTAGCCTTCTAG
- a CDS encoding glycosyltransferase family 4 protein, with product METFRLLVVSPRVSGLGGVAQHVGKLVELLRRDGHEVEVVSAENTPILPVKGLMNPSFAATSALKVALGRLKGRRYDVVHAHNVPSAPAMRAARGGRVLTLHGVFSEQVGYLHGGLLGRLSGVAERVALGWADRVTSVSRATAEHYSRIGVNVVHVPNAVDPSDLPGEGERMYERQVVYSGRLSREKGVDLLVKAFRALDVDAHLVVVGGGPLEEELRSLAGGDPRIHFLGPMPRERALRVVKGSDVFVLPSRYEGLSTALLEAMAMGVPVVATKVGGNTELVEDGKTGLLVEPSPEEVARAVRLLLEDSDLAARLASAAKRVVAEKYSWDKVYAQYLDVYREVAR from the coding sequence ATGGAGACGTTTAGGTTGCTCGTTGTTTCGCCGAGGGTTAGCGGGCTGGGCGGCGTGGCGCAACACGTCGGGAAGCTCGTCGAGTTGCTTCGGCGCGATGGGCACGAGGTCGAGGTTGTCTCCGCCGAGAATACTCCTATTCTGCCTGTGAAGGGCTTGATGAACCCGAGCTTCGCGGCTACGTCTGCTTTGAAGGTGGCACTTGGCAGGCTGAAGGGGCGTAGGTACGACGTTGTACACGCGCATAACGTGCCGTCGGCGCCCGCGATGCGCGCGGCGAGGGGAGGGAGGGTTTTAACGCTCCACGGGGTTTTCTCGGAGCAGGTCGGCTACCTTCACGGCGGCTTGCTGGGCAGGCTGAGCGGGGTCGCCGAGAGGGTTGCGCTGGGATGGGCGGACCGCGTGACGTCTGTTTCCAGGGCGACCGCCGAGCACTACTCTAGGATCGGCGTAAACGTCGTCCATGTTCCGAACGCCGTCGACCCGTCGGACCTGCCGGGTGAAGGGGAGAGGATGTACGAAAGGCAGGTTGTCTACAGCGGTAGGCTGTCCAGGGAGAAGGGCGTCGACCTCCTGGTGAAGGCTTTCAGGGCTCTCGACGTTGATGCGCACCTCGTCGTGGTCGGCGGTGGCCCCCTGGAGGAGGAGCTGAGGAGCCTCGCGGGGGGCGACCCGAGGATCCACTTCCTCGGCCCCATGCCGAGGGAGCGTGCGCTCAGAGTGGTGAAGGGGTCCGATGTCTTCGTGTTGCCGTCCCGCTACGAGGGGCTTAGCACCGCGCTCTTGGAGGCGATGGCTATGGGAGTCCCCGTCGTCGCCACGAAGGTTGGAGGGAACACCGAGCTGGTAGAGGATGGGAAGACGGGGCTACTCGTCGAGCCATCCCCGGAGGAGGTGGCGCGCGCCGTCAGGCTGCTCCTGGAGGACAGCGACCTCGCGGCCCGCCTGGCCTCGGCCGCGAAGAGAGTCGTGGCGGAGAAGTACAGCTGGGACAAGGTGTACGCGCAGTACCTCGATGTTTACAGGGAGGTTGCCCGGTAG
- a CDS encoding energy-coupling factor ABC transporter ATP-binding protein — protein MLECRDLWAGYPGFGDVLRGVTLGLERGEVVALLGPNGSGKTTLLLALAGLLKPSRGSVLLDGRDLWSQLPGARRRIGLVFQDPDDQLFNPTVEEELAFALNQLGLPEAEKASRLERAARMLGVEGLLDRPVHALSYGEKRRVALASVLVYDPEYLLLDEPTANLDPRSASALLEAVCRLKREGRGVLLATQDVGVASRVADRYAVIHGGRIAWEGAELPREVLEKHGLTVADVSCREL, from the coding sequence GTGCTGGAGTGTAGGGACCTGTGGGCGGGCTACCCGGGCTTCGGCGACGTGCTCCGCGGGGTCACGCTGGGGCTTGAAAGGGGCGAGGTCGTAGCCCTCCTGGGGCCGAACGGCTCCGGAAAGACTACCCTCCTGCTCGCGCTCGCGGGTCTCCTGAAGCCTTCGAGAGGCTCGGTGCTCCTCGACGGCAGGGACCTCTGGTCCCAGCTCCCCGGCGCTAGGAGGAGGATAGGGCTCGTCTTCCAGGACCCGGACGACCAGCTCTTCAACCCGACGGTCGAGGAGGAGCTCGCGTTCGCGTTGAACCAGCTGGGCCTCCCAGAAGCCGAGAAGGCGTCCCGCCTGGAGCGCGCCGCCCGCATGCTGGGCGTTGAGGGCCTCCTCGACAGGCCTGTCCACGCGCTGAGCTACGGCGAGAAGAGGCGGGTAGCCCTAGCGTCCGTGCTCGTCTACGACCCGGAGTACCTTCTACTCGACGAGCCCACGGCGAACCTCGACCCCCGCTCCGCCTCGGCGTTGCTCGAGGCTGTCTGCAGGCTCAAGCGGGAGGGCAGGGGAGTCCTCCTCGCGACGCAGGACGTCGGGGTCGCGTCCCGCGTGGCGGACAGGTACGCCGTGATACACGGGGGGAGGATAGCATGGGAGGGCGCGGAGCTGCCCCGGGAAGTTCTGGAGAAGCACGGGTTAACCGTTGCGGACGTCTCCTGCAGGGAACTCTGA
- a CDS encoding PDGLE domain-containing protein, with product MGKVVSILKKHRKAALAVLAMVLVSPVFGVWLANLVGYHEPLDLAAEALGLNETTEEINWTPFLDYTVPGLPDWLGYIVSGFLGVAVVLALGYLLLKALK from the coding sequence ATGGGCAAGGTGGTAAGCATCCTCAAGAAGCACAGGAAGGCTGCCCTAGCGGTACTCGCAATGGTGCTTGTAAGCCCCGTGTTCGGGGTCTGGCTGGCGAACCTCGTGGGCTACCACGAGCCCCTGGACCTCGCCGCTGAGGCGCTCGGCCTCAACGAGACGACGGAGGAGATAAACTGGACGCCGTTCCTCGACTACACGGTGCCCGGGCTCCCGGACTGGCTGGGCTACATAGTCTCGGGCTTCTTGGGAGTCGCAGTGGTGCTCGCGCTCGGCTACCTGCTACTTAAGGCCCTCAAGTGA
- a CDS encoding DUF58 domain-containing protein, translating to MDDHCRAARSALRIAERDVANYATGTSPVSSMGLGLEYVDFREYQPFDDARHIDWRATARSPGPDGGYRPIVKVYRAERKTRVALAVDLSASMLYQSKPKTLVYALAVIAAVADTLEDTFTLVLSTGRGFEVYGKVKPRDLPHIIASRICASTAPGKATLGEIAARLLALPRAPVLLVTDYAHSLEDFERSSKTLAASRGAAYLLVYDWWEVHPPPDALATLVDPETGSRVHGRLREVYAGIARHVALARSRLTSGGSAFMDTCWQKAREDRARLSLLYLKARSLKPPR from the coding sequence ATGGATGATCACTGCAGGGCGGCGAGGAGCGCGCTGAGGATCGCCGAGAGAGACGTGGCGAACTACGCCACCGGGACGAGCCCCGTCTCGTCGATGGGCCTAGGGCTCGAGTACGTAGACTTCCGCGAGTACCAGCCATTCGACGACGCTAGGCACATAGACTGGAGGGCGACGGCGAGGTCCCCGGGCCCCGACGGGGGCTACAGGCCCATAGTGAAGGTCTACAGGGCCGAGAGAAAGACCAGGGTCGCGCTGGCAGTCGACCTCTCCGCCTCCATGCTGTACCAGTCCAAGCCGAAAACCCTCGTGTATGCGCTGGCAGTCATAGCCGCAGTTGCAGACACCTTGGAGGACACGTTCACGCTAGTCCTATCCACGGGGAGGGGCTTCGAGGTCTACGGGAAGGTGAAGCCCAGAGACCTGCCCCACATCATTGCATCGAGGATATGCGCCTCCACAGCCCCCGGCAAGGCTACCCTGGGAGAGATAGCCGCGAGGCTCCTCGCCCTGCCAAGGGCCCCAGTACTCCTAGTCACGGACTACGCCCACAGCTTGGAGGACTTCGAGCGATCCTCGAAGACCCTAGCCGCGTCGAGGGGAGCCGCGTACCTCCTCGTCTACGACTGGTGGGAAGTCCACCCGCCCCCAGACGCCCTCGCAACCCTCGTAGACCCGGAGACCGGTAGCCGCGTCCACGGAAGGCTACGGGAGGTGTACGCCGGCATAGCGAGGCACGTGGCACTCGCGAGGTCCAGGCTGACCTCCGGCGGGTCAGCCTTCATGGACACCTGCTGGCAGAAAGCCCGGGAGGACAGGGCGAGGCTCTCGCTCCTCTACTTGAAGGCCAGGAGCCTCAAGCCTCCCCGCTGA
- a CDS encoding glycosyltransferase family 2 protein, with product MARAGEYPLITVAMVALNREWIIGHALKSLLSQTYPHDRIFFVLVDGGSVDRTVEVVREALSGSDLAGFEVVVQRSNIPEARNIAIERMRGEAIFFWDSDVLLEPDGLKMLYEAASDYGIDILSADTLSIKVSSVEEGWRVLEELCKKRGKIGVELVPAVAMGATLIRKIVLDRVRFDPELTFGEDADFCVKARSLGYRVAVHRGVVAVDVNVTGRAGSDIYVSKPLTELLKGIRKKAKVKVLGLSFDPGLKDVLVYMWRYKRYLYYLGYLPMLVALIVGLAKNLPMLTLLFPAYVLPYLLYQAKRRGILLGLKTFIASLVVGLPLSLSMLAYATARSLERFVSTPRRKKHVR from the coding sequence GTGGCTCGGGCTGGCGAGTACCCGTTGATCACGGTCGCGATGGTGGCGCTGAACAGGGAGTGGATTATCGGGCACGCCTTGAAGAGCCTGCTTTCCCAGACGTACCCCCACGACAGGATTTTCTTCGTCCTCGTGGACGGCGGGAGCGTTGACCGCACGGTGGAGGTTGTGCGCGAAGCCCTGAGCGGGTCCGACCTAGCAGGCTTCGAGGTCGTCGTGCAGAGGAGCAATATCCCTGAGGCTAGGAACATAGCTATCGAGAGGATGAGGGGGGAGGCGATATTCTTCTGGGACAGCGACGTACTCCTAGAGCCGGACGGTTTGAAAATGCTATACGAAGCCGCCTCAGACTATGGGATCGATATCTTGTCCGCAGATACCCTGTCCATTAAAGTCTCCAGTGTAGAAGAAGGTTGGAGAGTTTTAGAAGAGCTGTGTAAGAAGAGGGGAAAAATCGGCGTAGAGCTTGTTCCCGCTGTCGCTATGGGTGCAACGCTTATTCGAAAAATCGTGTTGGATAGGGTTAGGTTTGACCCCGAGCTTACCTTTGGCGAGGACGCTGATTTCTGCGTAAAGGCACGTTCCCTCGGTTATAGAGTAGCCGTGCATAGAGGCGTGGTGGCTGTCGATGTGAACGTTACCGGTAGAGCTGGTAGCGACATATACGTTTCTAAACCTCTCACCGAACTTTTAAAGGGTATTCGGAAGAAGGCTAAAGTAAAGGTTCTCGGTCTCAGCTTCGATCCGGGTCTCAAAGATGTACTCGTTTACATGTGGAGGTACAAGAGGTACCTTTACTACCTCGGCTACCTTCCGATGCTTGTAGCGCTAATAGTCGGACTTGCGAAAAATCTCCCGATGCTCACTTTACTCTTCCCTGCCTATGTACTTCCCTACCTACTATACCAGGCTAAGAGGAGGGGTATCCTCTTGGGCTTAAAGACCTTTATAGCGAGCCTCGTTGTCGGTCTTCCATTGTCGCTTTCAATGCTAGCATATGCTACTGCTAGAAGCTTGGAACGCTTCGTAAGCACGCCGCGCAGAAAGAAGCATGTCCGTTAG
- a CDS encoding glycosyltransferase family 4 protein translates to MLHENIDYLYAGYLLGKASGAPAMVLLQNPPLFGSKKRLSEILKAVYLWEKLTSASTLEEAYATVRLARLQVRRPIEEARIRMLLNKYSLVVGVSRATVLEMGEPWFSKAFYLDPGVNLNEEEVHLLSRIRKSVKEKENCILYKGGLTPVKGILDVLLAYRLIRKERGDLKLVITGKLDSKTHRKLLVALKKLNLKDYVVLTGFISREQLFELNAKARLLLHPSHMDSFPYTVLESLHAGTPVVGYDIPALKIYYGGLPGVRLVREGDVEALATEAIDMLERSPKEVNPPSLKSWNEIIEEELSLVKKKLLGEHRHS, encoded by the coding sequence GTGCTACACGAGAATATAGACTATCTATACGCTGGCTACCTTCTCGGCAAAGCTAGCGGAGCGCCGGCGATGGTTCTCCTGCAGAACCCCCCTCTTTTCGGGTCAAAGAAAAGGCTCAGTGAGATACTCAAAGCTGTATACCTGTGGGAGAAGCTCACTTCAGCTTCCACTCTCGAGGAAGCTTATGCTACCGTGCGCCTTGCAAGGCTACAAGTGAGAAGACCAATAGAGGAGGCCAGAATTCGAATGTTGCTCAACAAGTACTCGCTCGTAGTAGGGGTGAGCAGAGCAACAGTTCTAGAAATGGGGGAACCCTGGTTCAGCAAGGCTTTCTACCTAGATCCGGGTGTAAATCTAAACGAGGAGGAAGTACATTTATTGAGCAGGATTCGCAAAAGTGTTAAAGAGAAGGAAAACTGCATACTGTACAAAGGCGGCCTTACTCCCGTGAAAGGTATCTTAGACGTTCTCCTTGCCTACAGACTCATTAGGAAGGAGAGAGGCGATCTGAAACTCGTCATCACAGGGAAACTGGACAGCAAAACTCATAGAAAGCTTCTCGTAGCACTTAAAAAGCTAAACCTCAAGGACTACGTTGTCCTTACAGGATTTATATCAAGGGAGCAGCTCTTCGAGCTCAACGCTAAGGCAAGGCTCCTGCTCCACCCAAGCCATATGGATTCATTTCCATACACTGTCCTGGAGTCTTTACACGCAGGAACCCCCGTCGTAGGCTACGATATACCCGCGCTCAAAATATACTACGGCGGGCTTCCCGGAGTCAGGCTTGTACGGGAAGGCGACGTAGAAGCCTTAGCAACAGAGGCTATCGACATGCTGGAGAGAAGCCCCAAAGAGGTTAATCCTCCAAGCTTGAAAAGCTGGAACGAGATAATAGAGGAGGAGCTTAGCTTGGTTAAAAAAAAATTGCTAGGCGAACATAGACACTCGTAA
- a CDS encoding glycosyltransferase family 4 protein — MLGGESMKVLLTPHVEHYTVGLAGELSRRIKVELLAFARYPVSARQMVVPRLPVPGHRDLLYKYALKALARRYDVVHVNTASHGALLGPRDNLLLTEHGWPEPELVEREQRRFYEKERESLLQLYEAGVPVVTISNFSARMLRERLGVKATAVVYHGVLDTFRRNKPLEPPIHHVVLWNSRLVGFKEPFTFLEAIRLVKGKASFEAVIRGDGPLKREVEGYLRRHGLEDTVRFAERIPFEKLPQLYRSATIFIHTCSKEPFGLAVLEAMASGLPVIVPDAGGAAEVAGDAGLKFRPGDSEDLAEKLLVLLTDQQLYETFSARSIERSAFFTWEKAASTYLDLYRKISGA, encoded by the coding sequence ATGCTCGGAGGCGAAAGCATGAAGGTGCTACTTACACCCCACGTGGAGCACTACACCGTGGGGCTTGCCGGCGAGCTATCGAGAAGAATCAAGGTCGAGCTCCTGGCGTTCGCACGATACCCCGTCTCCGCGAGGCAGATGGTAGTCCCCCGCCTCCCGGTACCGGGGCACCGGGACCTACTCTACAAGTACGCCCTTAAGGCGCTGGCCCGGCGCTACGACGTAGTACACGTGAACACCGCCAGCCACGGAGCCCTCTTAGGCCCCCGCGACAACCTGCTACTAACGGAGCACGGCTGGCCTGAGCCAGAGCTCGTGGAAAGAGAGCAGCGCCGCTTCTACGAGAAGGAGCGCGAGAGCCTGCTTCAGCTATACGAGGCAGGGGTCCCCGTGGTAACTATAAGTAACTTCTCGGCTAGGATGCTCCGCGAGAGGCTGGGAGTAAAGGCTACGGCTGTCGTGTACCACGGGGTCCTGGACACCTTCCGAAGGAATAAGCCGCTGGAACCGCCCATACACCACGTCGTGCTCTGGAACTCGCGTCTCGTAGGATTCAAGGAGCCGTTCACCTTCCTAGAGGCGATCAGGCTAGTGAAGGGGAAGGCGAGCTTCGAAGCGGTCATAAGGGGGGATGGGCCTCTAAAACGGGAAGTTGAAGGCTACCTAAGGAGGCATGGGCTCGAAGACACGGTGCGCTTCGCCGAGAGGATACCCTTCGAAAAGCTCCCCCAGCTTTACCGCTCGGCAACAATATTCATTCACACATGCTCCAAAGAGCCTTTCGGGCTCGCCGTGCTGGAGGCTATGGCGAGCGGTCTACCCGTCATCGTACCCGACGCCGGAGGCGCGGCGGAGGTGGCAGGCGACGCCGGGTTGAAGTTTCGGCCCGGCGACAGCGAGGACCTGGCGGAAAAGCTCCTAGTGTTGCTGACGGACCAACAGCTTTACGAGACCTTCTCCGCTAGGAGCATCGAGAGGTCCGCATTCTTCACTTGGGAAAAAGCCGCTTCCACTTACCTGGATCTTTACAGGAAGATCTCCGGTGCGTGA
- a CDS encoding energy-coupling factor ABC transporter permease, with protein MHIPDGYLDPAMCAVTYALSLAVLAFSALKARSAGSEQKTLVPVLAAAIFAAQMLNWPIPGGTSLHLVGGALASILVGPWLASLTMFLVLLTQALVFHDGGITTLGANVLNMGIVAVFAGYLAYRAFPERLRVVGAFLAGWLSITLAGVVCGVELGLSKQFLYGLSVTVPVMGGWHALLGVVEGLITASVYAYLKSKAPQLVAG; from the coding sequence ATGCATATACCAGACGGGTACCTCGACCCGGCGATGTGCGCAGTCACCTACGCGCTCTCCCTGGCGGTCCTGGCGTTCTCCGCGTTGAAGGCTAGGAGCGCGGGCTCCGAGCAGAAGACCCTTGTCCCCGTCCTCGCCGCCGCTATCTTCGCGGCCCAGATGCTGAACTGGCCTATACCCGGCGGGACCTCGCTGCACCTGGTCGGCGGGGCTCTCGCCTCGATACTGGTTGGCCCCTGGCTCGCTAGCCTCACTATGTTCCTCGTGCTCTTGACGCAGGCTCTAGTCTTCCACGACGGCGGTATAACGACTCTCGGCGCCAACGTCTTAAACATGGGGATAGTGGCGGTGTTCGCCGGGTACCTCGCGTACAGGGCTTTCCCGGAGCGCCTCCGCGTGGTCGGAGCCTTCCTGGCTGGGTGGCTCAGCATAACCCTGGCGGGCGTTGTGTGCGGCGTGGAGCTGGGGCTCTCGAAGCAGTTCCTCTACGGGCTCTCGGTCACGGTGCCGGTGATGGGGGGCTGGCACGCGCTCCTCGGGGTGGTGGAGGGCTTGATCACGGCTTCCGTCTACGCCTACCTGAAGTCTAAGGCTCCCCAGCTCGTAGCGGGGTGA
- a CDS encoding energy-coupling factor transporter transmembrane component T, whose protein sequence is MKSRAFSFFQAFLEAVSGVAEELSSAGKPPASPWALVLVGLAADVEASYASGPATPAMAIALGAVLAATSRKLRGWLTVTLVSAFFAGLVALPALLRGDPGAPLFVLRAVAASSAFTGVLASLGWLWLLRGLEELRLPRGLVWELGLTLRAIPVFARDASRMLAAREARLLASSRASWSVVSSVAGDLLLAGVRRARALQMALEARSFGEPLAPRRRLDPRPADAALIAWALLMTAVFAGGA, encoded by the coding sequence GTGAAAAGTAGGGCTTTCTCTTTCTTCCAGGCCTTCCTAGAGGCTGTGTCCGGCGTAGCCGAGGAGCTCAGCTCCGCCGGAAAGCCGCCCGCGTCCCCCTGGGCGCTCGTACTCGTTGGGCTCGCCGCCGACGTGGAGGCCTCCTACGCCTCCGGGCCCGCCACGCCGGCCATGGCGATAGCCCTCGGAGCGGTGCTCGCTGCAACCTCCCGGAAGCTAAGGGGCTGGCTCACGGTAACGCTCGTCTCCGCGTTCTTCGCCGGGCTGGTCGCGCTCCCCGCGTTGCTCCGCGGGGACCCCGGGGCGCCGCTCTTCGTCCTGAGGGCTGTCGCGGCGTCCTCGGCCTTCACGGGTGTCCTCGCATCCCTCGGCTGGCTCTGGTTGCTGAGGGGGCTCGAGGAGCTACGGCTCCCCCGGGGCCTCGTGTGGGAGCTCGGGCTCACGCTGAGGGCTATCCCCGTCTTCGCCAGGGACGCGTCGAGGATGCTGGCCGCCAGGGAGGCCAGGCTTCTCGCGTCTTCCCGGGCTTCCTGGTCCGTTGTCTCGAGCGTCGCCGGCGACCTGTTGCTCGCAGGGGTTAGGAGGGCGCGGGCGTTGCAGATGGCGCTGGAGGCGAGGAGCTTCGGCGAGCCGCTAGCCCCCCGTAGGCGCCTAGACCCCCGGCCCGCCGACGCCGCGCTTATAGCCTGGGCCCTGCTCATGACGGCGGTGTTCGCGGGTGGGGCTTAG
- a CDS encoding AAA family ATPase produces the protein MPVGVDDVKEVSRELLGELGRVVVGYEEEKALVLASLIAGGHVLLEGVPGIAKTTLAKSLARLLGLSEGYALELDGVAYRGFSRVQFTPDLMPSDITGNLVFNPSTRSFEPRFGPVFTYFLLADEINRAVPRTQSALLQAMQEREVTIGDRSYRLEVRERGKFFFVIATQNPVEQEGTYPLPEAQLDRFLMRVFVGYPSSLEEEVSIYRLHGYRVGEPYEDLERLVEPGWVVEAQDCVARSVEVPDEVFEYVARVVRLTRPSVYPEIAEYFELGASPRSGIALVKASKALAAMRGSTVVERVDVDRALFPVLNHRLVLNVEKLVSEEFRGEKAVAHIKVIREGLRKVVEVARG, from the coding sequence ATGCCGGTAGGCGTCGACGACGTCAAGGAGGTTTCCCGGGAGCTCCTCGGGGAGCTTGGAAGGGTCGTCGTCGGCTACGAGGAGGAGAAGGCGCTCGTGCTCGCCTCGCTCATAGCCGGTGGGCACGTCCTCCTGGAGGGGGTTCCGGGGATAGCTAAGACTACTCTCGCGAAGAGCCTTGCGAGGCTACTGGGGCTGTCCGAGGGCTACGCGCTGGAGCTGGACGGCGTCGCCTACAGGGGTTTCTCCAGGGTGCAGTTCACGCCGGACCTCATGCCGTCCGACATCACGGGGAACCTCGTGTTCAACCCCTCCACGAGGAGCTTCGAGCCGCGCTTCGGCCCGGTGTTCACGTACTTCCTGCTAGCAGACGAGATAAACAGGGCTGTTCCCCGGACTCAGAGCGCGCTTCTACAGGCTATGCAGGAGAGGGAGGTGACCATAGGGGATAGGAGCTACAGGCTGGAGGTGCGCGAGAGGGGGAAGTTCTTCTTCGTGATCGCGACGCAGAACCCCGTCGAGCAGGAGGGGACGTATCCGCTCCCAGAGGCTCAGCTCGACAGGTTCCTCATGAGGGTGTTCGTGGGCTACCCGTCCTCCCTGGAGGAGGAGGTGAGCATATACAGGCTCCACGGGTACAGGGTCGGGGAGCCCTACGAGGACCTCGAGCGGCTCGTGGAGCCCGGGTGGGTCGTCGAGGCCCAGGACTGCGTGGCGAGGAGCGTGGAGGTCCCGGACGAGGTATTCGAGTACGTGGCCAGGGTCGTGAGGCTTACGAGGCCGAGCGTCTACCCGGAGATCGCCGAGTACTTCGAGCTCGGGGCTAGCCCGAGGAGCGGTATAGCGCTCGTTAAGGCTTCGAAGGCTCTCGCGGCGATGAGGGGTTCCACCGTCGTGGAGAGGGTCGACGTCGACAGGGCGCTCTTCCCGGTGCTGAACCACAGGCTCGTGCTTAACGTCGAGAAGCTAGTCTCGGAGGAGTTCAGGGGCGAGAAGGCGGTGGCCCACATCAAGGTTATCAGGGAGGGGTTGAGGAAAGTGGTCGAGGTGGCTAGGGGGTGA